Proteins co-encoded in one Populus trichocarpa isolate Nisqually-1 chromosome 10, P.trichocarpa_v4.1, whole genome shotgun sequence genomic window:
- the LOC7464597 gene encoding stearoyl-[acyl-carrier-protein] 9-desaturase 5, chloroplastic — protein MALKLNLVALPSHNLKSAKVFAASTMQYSTTRGSESTKRDSYWPAKEVHFQVTHSMPPEKIEIFKSMESWTTKNILTHLKPVEKSWQPQDFLPQADSEGFYEQVKELRERSKELPDDYFVVLVGDMITEEALPTYQTALNTLDGVRDETGASLSPWAVWNRGWTAEENRHGDLLNKYLYLSGRVDMRQIEKTIQYLIGCGMDFKFENNPYNFFIYTSFQERATFISHGNTARLAKRYGDAKLAQICGTIAADEKRHEIAYTMIAEKLFEIDPDATVLALADMMRKKIVMPALLMYDGQDDNLFENFSAVAQNLGVYTAKDYADNLEFLVGRWNVAGLTGLSSEGRRAQDFVCRLPSRIRRLEERAQEKAKQASTIPFSWIHGREVRV, from the exons AGGGTCGGAGAGTACAAAGAGGGACTCCTATTGGCCTGCCAAAGAAGTCCATTTTCAAGTGACGCATTCCATGCCACCAGAAAAGATTGAGATATTCAAGTCCATGGAGAGTTGGACTACGAAGAACATCTTAACGCATCTAAAGCCTGTTGAGAAATCGTGGCAACCGCAAGATTTCCTGCCACAAGCTGACTCCGAAGGATTCtatgaacaagtgaaggaattgaGGGAAAGATCAAAAGAACTTCCTGATGACTACTTTGTTGTTTTGGTGGGAGATATGATCACAGAAGAAGCACTTCCAACATACCAGACAGCACTTAACACACTGGATGGAGTCAGGGACGAGACTGGTGCATCACTATCTCCTTGGGCAGTTTGGAATAGAGGATGGACTGCTGAAGAGAACAGGCACGGTGACCTTCTCAACAAGTATCTTTACCTATCTGGACGAGTGGACATGAGACAGATTGAGAAGACAATCCAGTATTTGATAGGGTGTGGAATG GATTTCAAATTTGAGAACAACCCGTACAACTTTTTCATTTACACGTCATTCCAAGAGAGGGCAACATTCATCTCTCATGGCAACACAGCTAGACTAGCCAAGAGATATGGAGATGCGAAGCTAGCACAAATATGTGGCACCATTGCTGCAGATGAAAAGCGACATGAAATTGCATACACCATGATTGCGGAGAAGTTGTTTGAGATTGACCCAGATGCTACTGTTCTGGCCTTAGCCGACATGATGAGGAAAAAAATCGTTATGCCAGCCCTCTTGATGTACGATGGTCAGGATGATAACCTTTTTGAGAACTTCTCAGCTGTTGCCCAGAATCTTGGGGTCTATACTGCCAAGGACTATGCCgataatttagaatttttggtGGGAAGATGGAATGTAGCGGGATTGACAGGTTTGTCTAGTGAAGGACGCAGGGCTCAAGATTTTGTGTGTAGATTGCCTTCAAGGATTAGAAGGTTAGAAGAGAGAGCTCAAGAAAAGGCAAAGCAAGCATCAACCATTCCTTTTAGCTGGATTCATGGTAGAGAAGTAAGAGTTTGA